GAAGACGGCAAGGCGTCTTCCGACGCAGCCAAGAAGTCCGCTGCAGAAGCGCTCGAGAAGCTGCTGAACGAGACGCTCGAGTCGCCCGAACACCGCTGGTACATCGGCAAGATGTCCCCGGAGGAGGCCGCCAAGCGCAAGGCGCGCGCCGAAGAGTTCAAGAAGCGGTACGAGTAACGTGACCCGGATGCGTCAACGCTGGCTCCCCGTCTCGCTCGCCGGCGTCGTCGGGAGCGTCGCCGCCGGGCTGATGGTGGCCACGGTGGTACGCGCCGCGGGCCCTGGCGAGCCCACGACGGCGCCGGCCGACTCGCAAGCGCCCGAGGCGCGCGCGAGAGAGACCGTGGCGCCGGCGAAACCGCGGGTGGTCGTCAATCGGCGTGCTGCCGGCCTGAAGTACTTCCCGTGCTCGGAGTGCCACGACAAGATCGAGCTGCGCACGCCGACCACACCGCCGCGCCCGCCGCACGATCGGATGACCTTCAAACACATGCCGGGTATCGAGATGTGCGTGCAGTGCCACGTGCGCGACGACATGGACTCGCTGCAGCTGTTTACCGAAGAGAAGATCTCGTTCGACGAGTCCGACCGCCTGTGCGGCCAATGCCACCCGGAGAAACACGCCGACTGGGAACTCGGCAGTCACGGCAAGGTCGTGGGATCGTGGCGCGGTACGCGCGTGCGTTACACGTGCGCGGACTGCCATCCGCCGCACGAGCCGGCGTACCGCCACACGCCCACGCTGCCGCCGCCGCCGTTTCCACGGTTCGGGATTCGAAAGACCGAGCCAAGCCATGAGTGACGACAACCGCACTTCCGCGGGCATCGGCCGGCGCGGATTCCTCAAGGGCCTCGCCGCGGGCGCGGCGACCGCGGCCGCGTCCACCGCGGGCTGCGGGAGCTGGGACCAGTTCTTCCAGAAGCACTACAAGGAGATGACCGACGCCGACAAGCGGAAGGTGTTTGCGCGAATCGAGGCCGAACAAAAGCGGCGATTCCACCGCGAGGTCGAGGTCGGTGACTACCCGCCGGTGCCGGGCACCAAGTTCGTCTATTGCATCAGCCTGTCGCTGTGCGACGGCAACCGCAAGTGTGTCGAGGCGTGCGTCAAGGAGAACAACCAGTCCCGCAACCCGGCGATTCAGTACATCAAGGTGGTCGAGCTCGACGCGGGCACGTTCAACCTCGAGCGCGGCGACGCGTACTACGAGGGGCCGACGCCACGGCCGGGAAAAGTCTACCTGCCGATGCAGTGCAACCAGTGCGACGACCCGCCGTGCACCGCCGCCTGCCCGGTCGAGGCAACCTGGAAGGAGCGCGACGGGATCGTCGTCATCGACTACGACTGGTGCATCGGCTGCCGCTACTGCATGGCGGCGTGTCCGTACGAGGCGCGGCGGTTCAACTACCGGGAGCCGAGCATCCCGGCGCGCGATCTCAACCCGCGCCAGGGCTACTTGAGCAACCGCGTGCGGCCCAAGGGAGTGGTCGAGAAGTGCCACTTCTGTTTGCACCGGACGAGGCAGGGCCAGTTCCCGGCGTGCATGGAGGCGTGCCCCACCGGCGCGCGCAAGTTCGGCAACATCCTCGACCCGAACAGCGAGGTGTCGGCCATCCTGCGAGAAAAGCGCGTGTTCGTGCTCAAGGAAGAACTCAACACGATCCCGCAGCTGTACTACTACTTCGACTGACCCGAACCGATGCGGACCTACCTGCGATATCTGCGCGACCTCGTCGGCTACGGCTTCTCCGGCGGCGCGCACTACTACCTGTGGCTCGGGTTTCTCGCTCTGCTGATCGGCATCGGCATCGCGGCGTACGGCGCCCAGCTCGCGCTCGGGCTGAGCGTCACCCACATGAGCGACCAGGTGAGCTGGGGCGCGTACATCGCAAACTTCACGTTCCTGGTGGGCGTTGCGGCGGCGGCAGTGTTGCTGGTCGTACCGACCTACGTGTACGGCAACAAGGACGTCAAGGAAGTGGTGTTGTTGGCCGAGCTCGTGGCCATGACGGCGATGATCATGTGCCTGCTGTTCGTCACCGTCGACCTCGGCCGCCCGGATCGGTTTGCGCACTTGCTACCGGTCCTCGGGCGCCTGAACTTTCCCAGGTCGATGCTCGCATGGGACGTCATCGTGCTCACCGGGTACCTACTGCTCAATCTGCACATCCCCGGCTACCTGCTGTACATGATGTACCTCGGCCGCGAGCCGTCGCGCCGGCTATACCTGCCGTTCGTGTTCATCTCGATCGGCTGGGCCGTGAGCATCCACACGGTCACCGCGTTCCTGTACGGCGGGTTCGGCGGCCGCCCGTTCTGGAACACGGCGATCATGGCGCCGCGGTTCTTGATCAGCGCATTCGCGTCGGGCC
The Deltaproteobacteria bacterium genome window above contains:
- a CDS encoding polysulfide reductase, with the protein product MRTYLRYLRDLVGYGFSGGAHYYLWLGFLALLIGIGIAAYGAQLALGLSVTHMSDQVSWGAYIANFTFLVGVAAAAVLLVVPTYVYGNKDVKEVVLLAELVAMTAMIMCLLFVTVDLGRPDRFAHLLPVLGRLNFPRSMLAWDVIVLTGYLLLNLHIPGYLLYMMYLGREPSRRLYLPFVFISIGWAVSIHTVTAFLYGGFGGRPFWNTAIMAPRFLISAFASGPALLLIIFWVIDRHGGMAIKPTVFRMLRRIVAITLPINFFLLGCELFKEFYTGSVHATSAWYLFFGIHGHGMLVPYIWSGLLMGIAAMVIFNVERLYSNDRWMLAGAALCVTGVWIEKGMGLIIPGFIPSPTGDLVEYSPSGIEFLVCLGIWALG
- a CDS encoding 4Fe-4S dicluster domain-containing protein — encoded protein: MSDDNRTSAGIGRRGFLKGLAAGAATAAASTAGCGSWDQFFQKHYKEMTDADKRKVFARIEAEQKRRFHREVEVGDYPPVPGTKFVYCISLSLCDGNRKCVEACVKENNQSRNPAIQYIKVVELDAGTFNLERGDAYYEGPTPRPGKVYLPMQCNQCDDPPCTAACPVEATWKERDGIVVIDYDWCIGCRYCMAACPYEARRFNYREPSIPARDLNPRQGYLSNRVRPKGVVEKCHFCLHRTRQGQFPACMEACPTGARKFGNILDPNSEVSAILREKRVFVLKEELNTIPQLYYYFD